A single region of the Triticum dicoccoides isolate Atlit2015 ecotype Zavitan chromosome 2B, WEW_v2.0, whole genome shotgun sequence genome encodes:
- the LOC119362836 gene encoding cytochrome P450 709B1-like translates to MGLVWLVAAAVAVVLASWAFNALVYLVWRPRAITRQLRAQGVGGPGYRFFAGNLAEIKQLRADSAGAALDIGNHDFVPRVQPHFRKWIPIHGRTFLYWFGARPSLCVADVNTVKQVLSDRSGLYPKSIGNPHIARLLGKGLVLTDGDDWKRHRKVVHPAFNMDKLKMMTVTMSDCAGSMMSEWKAKMDKGGSVEIDLSHQFEELTADVISHTAFGSSYEQGKKVFLAQRELQFLAFSTVFNVQIPAFRYLPTEKNLKIWKLDKEVRTMLMNIIKGRLATKDTMGYGNDLLGLMLEACGPEDGQNPLLSMDEIIDECKTFFFAGHDTSSHLLTWTMFLLSTHPEWQEKLREEVLRECSNGVPTGDMLNKLQLVNMFLLETLRLYAPVSAIQRKAGSDLEVGGIKVPEGTVLTIPIATIHRDKEVWGEDANEFKPMRFENGVTRAGKHPNALLSFSSGPRSCIGQNFAMIEAKAVIAVILQRFSFSLSPKYVHAPMDVITLRPKFGLPMILKSLEM, encoded by the exons ATGGGTCTCGTCTGGTTGGTGGCGGCCGCCGTGGCGGTGGTGCTGGCGTCGTGGGCGTTCAACGCGCTGGTGTACCTCGTGTGGAGGCCGCGGGCCATCACCAGGCAGCTCCGCGCGCAGGGCGTCGGCGGTCCGGGTTACAGGTTCTTCGCCGGGAACCTCGCCGAGATCAAGCAGCTCCGCGCCGACAGCGCCGGCGCCGCGCTGGACATCGGCAACCACGACTTCGTCCCCAGGGTCCAGCCGCACTTCCGCAAATGGATCCCCATCCACG GGCGCACGTTCCTCTACTGGTTCGGAGCCAGGCCGAGCCTGTGCGTCGCCGACGTGAACACGGTGAAGCAGGTGCTCTCCGACCGCAGCGGGCTGTACCCCAAGAGCATCGGGAACCCGCACATCGCCCGCCTGCTCGGCAAGGGGCTCGTGCTCACCGACGGCGACGACTGGAAGCGCCACCGCAAGGTCGTCCACCCGGCCTTCAACATGGACAAGCTCAAG ATGATGACGGTGACCATGTCCGACTGTGCCGGGTCAATGATGTCGGAGTGGAAGGCAAAGATGGACAAGGGCGGCAGCGTGGAGATTGACCTGAGCCACCAGTTTGAGGAGCTAACCGCGGATGTCATCTCCCACACGGCATTCGGAAGCAGCTacgaacaaggaaaaaaggtcttcCTCGCGCAGAGGGAGCTCCAGTTTCTTGCCTTCTCCACCGTTTTCAACGTGCAAATCCCAGCATTCAG GTACCTTCCAACTGAAAAGAACCTCAAGATATGGAAGCTTGACAAGGAGGTGAGGACCATGCTTATGAACATCATCAAAGGCCGTCTTGCCACCAAAGACACCATGGGCTATGGCAACGACCTCCTCGGGCTTATGTTGGAGGCATGTGGCCCAGAGGACGGGCAAAATCCGCTTTTGAGTATGGATGAGATCATAGATGAGTGCAAGACCTTCTTCTTTGCCGGGCATGACACCAGCTCACACCTGCTCACATGGACCATGTTCTTGCTGAGCACGCACCCCGAGTGGCAGGAGAAGCTCAGGGAGGAGGTGCTAAGAGAGTGTAGCAACGGTGTTCCCACCGGTGACATGCTCAACAAACTACAACTGGTCAACATGTTCCTACTAGAAACTCTCAGGTTATACGCACCTGTATCGGCCATTCAGAGGAAGGCGGGTTCGGATCTCGAGGTTGGTGGCATCAAAGTGCCCGAAGGCACGGTCCTAACAATCCCCATCGCGACGATACATCGCGACAAGGAGGTCTGGGGAGAAGATGCCAACGAATTCAAGCCTATGAGGTTCGAGAATGGAGTGACAAGGGCCGGAAAGCACCCCAATGCCTTATTGTCTTTCTCCAGTGGTCCGAGGTCGTGCATAGGGCAGAACTTTGCAATGATCGAGGCCAAGGCCGTGATCGCTGTGATTCTTCAGAGGTTCTCATTCTCCCTATCACCAAAGTATGTCCATGCCCCCATGGATGTGATCACGCTGCGGCCTAAGTTTGGGCTTCCCATGATCCTCAAGAGCCTAGAGATGTAG